The Thermomicrobiales bacterium genome includes a region encoding these proteins:
- a CDS encoding ABC transporter substrate-binding protein: MMKKSTRLISLLSVVLLALTAIGPLSGTISAQEDRPVLVHATNAGDKATFDPHLASGTQDRTVVDMIFNGLLRFKPGDASVIEPDLATAVPEPVAEADGTQSWTFNLRTDAMCHASSATDAYPLTADDVVFSLQKSANPDTSGVSGDYATFTFEKVDDATVKVIASEPLGPAVFLPKFANYGGGYIVCQKAYEALGAEGFANEPVGTGPFKFSAYTPQTSTVLVANDDYFRGAPKLGGVEVRYIADNTARDLGLQSGELHVINGLPEAQYVDRINASGTQVADVFGVGEAVWLNLDITNEYLQDPMVREAIILAVSRENHLALAGVPVAQPIFSVVPTGIVQGSLSEEEAQAAGVAYSQDIEKAKQLMIDAGYADGFGLKLVTSEQSAYLTQYTVLQEELAQIGIDVELEVVQHPVMHEQIRAGSNAITIYIAYRPTADTYLTQFFTEAGGSTNFSHLQLDDQVVAARGETDAAAQIEAWKQINIEILKNFAGYGILYTNQVYARQPNVDYGHELISVPQLYPGYNETTTITA; encoded by the coding sequence ATGATGAAGAAGAGCACGCGATTGATCTCGCTGTTGAGCGTCGTTCTGCTCGCCCTGACCGCGATCGGGCCGCTGTCCGGGACCATTTCAGCGCAAGAAGACCGACCAGTGCTGGTGCACGCCACGAACGCTGGCGACAAGGCGACCTTCGATCCGCATCTTGCGTCCGGAACCCAGGATCGCACCGTGGTAGACATGATCTTCAACGGATTGCTGCGGTTCAAGCCAGGTGACGCCAGTGTGATCGAGCCGGATCTCGCGACCGCTGTGCCGGAACCGGTGGCCGAGGCAGACGGCACTCAGTCGTGGACGTTCAACTTGCGAACTGATGCAATGTGCCATGCGAGCAGCGCGACCGATGCGTATCCGCTGACGGCGGATGACGTTGTCTTCTCGCTGCAGAAATCGGCGAATCCCGATACATCGGGCGTTTCCGGCGATTACGCGACCTTCACATTCGAAAAGGTCGATGACGCAACCGTGAAGGTCATTGCGTCGGAACCGCTTGGGCCAGCCGTGTTCTTGCCGAAGTTCGCCAACTACGGCGGTGGCTACATCGTTTGCCAGAAGGCCTACGAGGCGCTCGGCGCTGAAGGCTTTGCCAATGAGCCGGTGGGCACCGGTCCATTCAAGTTCTCGGCCTACACTCCGCAAACCAGCACCGTTCTGGTGGCGAACGACGACTACTTCCGTGGCGCGCCGAAACTGGGCGGCGTGGAAGTTCGCTATATCGCCGACAACACCGCGCGCGACCTTGGCCTGCAATCTGGCGAGCTCCACGTCATCAACGGGCTGCCAGAAGCGCAGTATGTCGATCGCATCAATGCCTCGGGTACGCAGGTTGCCGATGTCTTCGGTGTCGGTGAAGCTGTCTGGCTGAACCTCGACATCACCAACGAGTACCTGCAGGACCCGATGGTGCGTGAAGCGATCATCCTCGCCGTCTCCCGCGAAAACCATCTCGCGCTTGCGGGTGTGCCAGTCGCACAGCCTATCTTCTCTGTCGTACCGACCGGAATCGTCCAAGGGTCGCTGTCAGAGGAGGAAGCGCAGGCTGCCGGCGTGGCCTATAGCCAGGACATCGAAAAGGCGAAGCAGCTGATGATCGATGCTGGTTATGCCGATGGCTTCGGCCTGAAGCTGGTGACTTCGGAGCAGTCTGCGTACCTGACTCAGTACACCGTGCTGCAGGAAGAGCTTGCTCAGATCGGTATCGATGTCGAGCTCGAGGTTGTCCAGCACCCGGTGATGCACGAGCAGATCCGCGCCGGTTCCAACGCGATCACGATCTACATCGCCTATCGCCCAACCGCCGACACCTATCTGACCCAGTTCTTCACCGAGGCCGGAGGTTCGACCAACTTCTCCCATCTGCAGCTCGACGATCAGGTCGTTGCCGCTCGTGGTGAGACCGATGCCGCGGCCCAGATCGAGGCCTGGAAGCAGATCAACATCGAGATTCTGAAGAACTTCGCGGGTTACGGCATCTTGTACACGAACCAGGTCTATGCTCGGCAGCCGAACGTCGACTACGGGCACGAGCTGATCTCGGTTCCGCAACTGTATCCGGGCTATAACGAAACAACCACGATCACCGCGTAG
- a CDS encoding NADH-quinone oxidoreductase subunit B family protein produces the protein MGVVDDRIDRNVFITSLDFIFNWARRSSLWWLQFGLACCGMEMVAASMSRFDMCERFGMWFRPTPRQADLMFVAGTVTKKMAPFVRTLYDQMPEPKWVIAMGSCACVGGPFDTYAVVQGVDQVVPVDVYVPGCPPTPEALYYGVLMLQNQVIEHETMAKRQGLAAAAGNREMQRLGAYEALHCSPERAMSSTRARRVSSSQA, from the coding sequence ATGGGTGTCGTGGACGACCGCATCGACCGGAACGTCTTCATCACTTCACTGGACTTCATCTTCAATTGGGCCCGGAGATCCTCCCTCTGGTGGCTACAGTTCGGGCTCGCGTGCTGTGGCATGGAGATGGTTGCCGCTTCGATGAGTCGTTTCGACATGTGCGAACGGTTTGGAATGTGGTTTCGTCCGACGCCGCGTCAGGCCGATCTCATGTTTGTGGCTGGCACCGTCACCAAGAAAATGGCGCCATTCGTCCGTACCCTCTACGATCAAATGCCCGAACCGAAGTGGGTGATCGCGATGGGAAGCTGCGCGTGCGTGGGCGGCCCATTCGATACGTACGCAGTGGTTCAAGGGGTCGATCAAGTGGTCCCGGTCGACGTCTATGTTCCTGGCTGCCCCCCGACCCCCGAAGCACTCTACTACGGAGTGCTGATGCTCCAGAATCAGGTCATCGAACATGAAACGATGGCGAAGCGGCAAGGTCTCGCTGCTGCAGCGGGGAATCGCGAAATGCAACGACTCGGGGCGTATGAGGCGCTCCATTGTTCGCCGGAAAGAGCGATGTCGTCCACGCGCGCGCGGCGCGTATCCTCATCCCAAGCTTGA
- a CDS encoding metal-dependent hydrolase, with product MLSLTYIGHSAFALTDGTHSVLVDPFITGNPAATVRATDFTPETILLTHAHNDHFGDTVSIAQRAGSHVIALFEIANFVGSRGVERATGGNMGGTIGFAGGTVKFTPAWHTSSYQDEHGIHAITPPAGLVVRFGGKTIYFAGDTCLFSDMKLIGEEGLDIAIIPIGDAFTMGPTDAQRAVEFLSPKVVIPCHFNTFPPIEQDAALFKREVEERTGVRCMPLKPGETVDLSDV from the coding sequence ATGCTCTCGCTCACCTACATTGGTCACTCGGCATTTGCGTTGACGGACGGAACTCATTCCGTGCTCGTCGATCCGTTCATTACTGGAAACCCGGCGGCAACGGTGCGCGCCACCGATTTCACGCCCGAAACGATTCTGCTCACCCACGCGCACAATGATCACTTTGGCGATACGGTCTCGATCGCTCAGCGAGCAGGAAGTCATGTGATCGCGCTCTTCGAGATCGCCAACTTCGTGGGAAGCCGAGGCGTCGAACGGGCCACTGGTGGAAACATGGGGGGCACGATCGGATTCGCCGGAGGAACCGTGAAATTCACTCCGGCGTGGCACACCTCGTCGTATCAGGACGAGCATGGGATTCACGCGATCACGCCCCCTGCCGGATTGGTGGTGCGCTTCGGCGGGAAGACCATCTACTTCGCTGGCGACACCTGCCTGTTCAGCGATATGAAGCTGATCGGCGAGGAAGGGCTCGACATCGCGATCATTCCGATCGGAGATGCCTTCACGATGGGACCAACCGACGCGCAACGAGCCGTGGAGTTCCTGAGCCCGAAGGTGGTGATTCCCTGCCACTTCAATACGTTTCCCCCGATCGAGCAGGATGCCGCGCTTTTCAAGCGGGAAGTAGAAGAACGGACGGGGGTGCGGTGCATGCCGCTGAAGCCGGGCGAGACCGTCGACCTGTCGGACGTGTAG
- a CDS encoding FAD-binding oxidoreductase: protein MSDRVIVVGGGISGVAAAYELARNGVSVTLLERDELAGMASGWTLAGVRQSGRNPSELPLAAAAVARWPELAEELEADTEYRQHGNLRLALAESDVPIIRDVVAASAAAGIPIEYLDSIEEIHAIAPALTDRIFGASFCPSDGHANPAKTVLAFAAAAARHGAEIRTGVEVTAISTSAGKVTGVITSAGPIPADIVIVTAGIYTPRLLGPLGLNLPLDVRHVPAVQTVPVAPMLDQVIGVASGMFAGRQQVDGRFRMTLNGAAWSGGEWHDQYSIQPTMQQVRDTIEFAVSILPAVREMRVAQIWGGLLDLTPDALPVIERSPDIDGLIIAAGFSGHGFCLGPITGQIMADLAVIGSTELPIEPFQLSRFAGQSASPESLTLHG from the coding sequence ATGAGCGACCGTGTCATTGTTGTTGGTGGAGGGATAAGCGGAGTTGCGGCCGCCTACGAGCTGGCGCGCAACGGAGTCAGCGTGACGCTGCTCGAACGTGACGAGCTTGCCGGCATGGCGTCAGGCTGGACGTTGGCAGGTGTACGCCAATCGGGGCGCAATCCATCTGAGCTTCCATTGGCTGCTGCAGCTGTCGCGCGCTGGCCCGAGCTTGCGGAAGAGCTCGAAGCCGACACCGAGTACCGTCAGCATGGAAATCTGCGGCTTGCCCTCGCTGAATCAGACGTGCCGATCATTCGCGACGTCGTCGCCGCGTCGGCTGCGGCGGGAATCCCGATCGAGTATCTCGATTCGATCGAGGAGATACATGCGATTGCCCCGGCGTTGACCGATCGCATCTTCGGCGCGTCGTTTTGCCCGTCCGATGGGCACGCCAATCCTGCGAAGACCGTGCTTGCCTTCGCCGCAGCTGCGGCACGGCATGGCGCCGAGATCCGCACCGGGGTGGAAGTGACCGCCATTTCGACGAGTGCGGGCAAGGTAACGGGAGTCATAACCAGCGCCGGTCCGATTCCTGCCGATATCGTTATCGTGACGGCTGGAATCTACACACCTCGGCTTCTCGGGCCGCTCGGCCTGAACTTGCCGCTGGACGTTCGCCATGTTCCTGCCGTGCAGACCGTGCCAGTTGCCCCGATGCTCGATCAGGTCATTGGTGTCGCATCCGGGATGTTCGCCGGTCGCCAGCAAGTCGACGGTCGTTTCCGCATGACACTGAATGGCGCCGCGTGGAGCGGAGGCGAATGGCACGACCAGTACAGCATCCAACCGACGATGCAGCAGGTGCGCGACACAATCGAATTCGCGGTGAGCATCCTGCCGGCAGTGCGTGAGATGCGCGTGGCGCAGATTTGGGGAGGTCTGCTCGACCTGACTCCGGACGCCCTGCCAGTCATCGAGCGATCGCCGGACATCGACGGTCTCATCATCGCCGCTGGGTTCAGCGGGCACGGATTCTGCCTTGGCCCCATCACCGGTCAGATCATGGCAGATCTGGCGGTCATCGGTTCGACCGAGCTGCCGATCGAGCCGTTCCAGCTTTCGCGGTTTGCGGGCCAATCCGCATCTCCCGAGTCGCTGACGCTGCACGGTTGA
- a CDS encoding ATP-grasp domain-containing protein has translation MQPPPDGLASISRGTVLLVMSSASYRTAAFLEAARSVGLDVSCALDTPESLSSNIEDNVAVDFSDIDGATQRIVTFARERADVRAILAIDDRGAVIAAKASAQLGLPHNDPDSAIAARDKLVMRNRLRAAGVQVPEYQSYPADIDPSSIANHVSYPSVVKPLLLSGSRGVIRADTPDEFIAAFERTRSILDASGMPPDENEVLVERFVEGFEVALEGLLTDGRLETLALFDKPDPLDGPFFEETIYVMPSRLPDDVQAAISSRAEEAADAIGLRHGPVHAELRVNRATGDIWTIELAGRSIGGLCSSILDFGAGMTLEELILRHAAGMRATPRQRNEAGAGVMMIPIPRSGMLRGVTGLTEAAGVQGITGIEITAPLNQPIVALPEGSSYLGFIFARSDSAEGAERALRRAHSLLSFEIAPILALRPADR, from the coding sequence ATGCAACCGCCGCCCGATGGACTCGCCAGCATCAGCAGAGGAACCGTCTTGCTGGTCATGAGTTCGGCTTCGTACCGGACCGCAGCGTTTCTCGAAGCTGCGCGTTCGGTGGGTCTGGACGTGAGTTGCGCACTTGACACCCCCGAATCGCTCTCTTCGAACATCGAAGACAATGTGGCAGTCGATTTCTCTGATATCGATGGGGCAACCCAACGAATTGTCACGTTCGCGCGGGAGAGAGCCGACGTACGAGCCATTCTTGCCATCGATGACCGAGGAGCGGTGATTGCGGCGAAGGCCAGCGCCCAACTGGGACTTCCCCACAACGATCCAGACTCCGCAATCGCCGCAAGAGACAAACTGGTCATGCGCAATCGACTGCGCGCTGCCGGTGTTCAGGTGCCCGAGTATCAGAGCTATCCAGCCGACATCGATCCTTCGTCGATTGCCAACCATGTGAGCTATCCATCAGTCGTCAAACCACTTCTGCTCTCCGGCAGCCGCGGCGTGATTCGTGCCGATACCCCGGATGAATTCATCGCAGCGTTCGAGCGGACGCGGTCCATTCTCGATGCTTCGGGAATGCCTCCTGATGAAAACGAGGTGCTCGTCGAACGGTTTGTCGAAGGCTTCGAGGTTGCGCTGGAAGGGCTGTTGACCGACGGACGCCTCGAGACGCTTGCGCTTTTCGACAAGCCGGATCCGCTCGATGGCCCCTTCTTCGAAGAGACGATCTATGTCATGCCTTCGCGTCTGCCAGATGACGTCCAGGCGGCGATTTCTTCACGGGCGGAGGAGGCTGCCGACGCGATCGGTCTCCGACATGGCCCGGTTCATGCGGAGCTTCGCGTCAATCGAGCCACGGGTGATATCTGGACGATTGAGCTTGCTGGCCGCTCGATCGGTGGACTCTGCTCGAGCATTCTCGACTTCGGAGCGGGAATGACATTGGAAGAGTTGATTTTGCGTCACGCGGCAGGAATGCGCGCAACGCCTCGCCAACGGAACGAGGCAGGAGCCGGTGTCATGATGATACCGATTCCTCGAAGTGGAATGCTGCGGGGAGTGACCGGGTTGACCGAAGCGGCGGGGGTTCAGGGCATTACGGGAATAGAGATCACTGCGCCGCTGAATCAGCCGATCGTGGCTCTCCCTGAGGGAAGCAGCTATCTCGGGTTCATCTTTGCCCGCAGCGATTCGGCGGAAGGCGCAGAGCGTGCGTTGAGACGTGCGCATTCCCTGCTGAGCTTCGAAATAGCGCCCATTCTCGCGCTTCGTCCGGCAGACCGATAG
- a CDS encoding ATPase domain-containing protein, with translation MARRRCLSRCRRSGTGKTTLGNQLAFQHAAAGETAVIFMLQTEPHEWMLAHLGGFDFIQPELLNKRIHYVSLLRQLETDGLSGVLQSIQGVVRDHDASLIVLDGAGLTDVSSASAVGYGRFVRDLQARASMLNCTSVLLSSRPAQPLLSPHVDGVIELFFEPVESRDTRWIRVAKQRGSHHLDGRHQFSIDRHGITVFPRLESISDVVAPPWLDSGQRMSTGVEGLDQMLGGGLIEGSTNAVFGTPGIGKTLLSLQYLGMGASEGGTGLHVTFHEPADVLRATSDRFGLPIGELLRSGNVRVKVDSALDRSPDDWAWSVLEIVDELHPRRLTIDTYSDVARMFIYPSRQTSFGVAFSTELRKRNVTTLVNLEFGASFGQPHESPAPSISRMIDSGIWMRPVGQTSEIRRMISVLKHRQSWFDSTIRQFTIEHGGIVIGNRLDAVE, from the coding sequence ATTGCTCGCAGGAGATGCCTATCTCGTTGCCGGCGATCCGGGACCGGGAAGACGACCCTCGGAAATCAACTTGCCTTTCAGCATGCAGCAGCAGGCGAAACAGCAGTTATTTTCATGCTGCAAACAGAACCGCACGAATGGATGCTTGCCCATCTCGGTGGGTTCGATTTCATTCAGCCGGAACTCCTCAACAAGCGAATCCACTATGTCAGTCTCTTGCGCCAGTTGGAAACCGACGGGCTGTCAGGTGTCCTGCAATCCATACAGGGCGTGGTGCGGGATCACGACGCCAGCTTGATCGTATTGGACGGCGCCGGTCTCACCGACGTTTCTTCCGCCTCTGCCGTGGGCTACGGTCGATTCGTACGCGATCTGCAAGCGCGCGCTTCCATGCTGAACTGTACGAGCGTGTTGCTCTCGTCCCGTCCTGCGCAGCCGCTGCTTTCGCCGCATGTAGATGGAGTCATCGAGCTCTTTTTCGAGCCGGTGGAATCGCGGGACACACGCTGGATTCGTGTTGCGAAACAGCGAGGATCCCACCACCTCGACGGGCGCCACCAGTTTTCGATCGACCGGCACGGAATCACGGTCTTTCCACGGCTCGAATCGATCTCCGATGTCGTCGCTCCGCCCTGGCTCGATTCGGGGCAGCGCATGTCGACGGGAGTCGAAGGACTGGACCAGATGTTGGGAGGCGGATTGATCGAGGGGAGCACGAACGCTGTGTTCGGCACACCTGGAATCGGAAAAACCCTGCTGAGCCTGCAATATCTGGGCATGGGGGCATCGGAAGGCGGCACGGGGCTGCACGTGACGTTCCATGAGCCGGCTGATGTGCTGCGGGCAACCAGCGATCGGTTTGGATTGCCAATTGGTGAGCTACTGCGAAGCGGAAACGTGCGCGTGAAAGTGGACTCCGCCCTGGACCGGTCTCCGGACGACTGGGCGTGGTCGGTATTGGAGATCGTCGACGAGCTGCATCCCCGGCGGCTGACGATCGACACCTACTCCGACGTTGCCCGCATGTTCATTTACCCGTCACGACAGACCAGCTTTGGGGTAGCGTTTTCGACCGAGTTGCGCAAGAGAAACGTGACGACGCTCGTGAACCTGGAGTTCGGAGCGTCGTTCGGTCAGCCGCACGAATCTCCGGCGCCAAGCATCTCTCGCATGATCGACTCGGGAATCTGGATGCGGCCGGTCGGCCAGACTTCAGAGATCCGACGGATGATATCGGTGCTCAAGCATCGGCAAAGCTGGTTCGACTCGACGATCCGGCAATTCACTATCGAGCATGGCGGAATCGTGATCGGCAATCGGCTCGATGCTGTCGAGTGA
- a CDS encoding ABC transporter permease, giving the protein MTAASSVSAMPDQSIAIVSERRRAWRAFSRNRSAMVGLVLVIAIILVAIFAPVIAPHNPLTQSVTNRLEGPSRDYPLGRDAYGRDVLSRIIYGTRIALQVGIFSVLLGGLIGSLIGVVAAYFGGKTEAVLMRLVDVLLAFPDLIMGLLVMAVLGPGLGKLILAIAFTMIPRFARIAYGQTLVIKQRDFVEASHALGQHTGVILYRHIAPNIAGELVVLASLWIAAAIRLEASLSFIGLGVPPPTPTWGQMIREGTVYLASLPLLSLAPGMALLLTVFAFNLVGDGLRDVLDPRSGR; this is encoded by the coding sequence ATGACAGCGGCCTCTTCCGTTTCGGCAATGCCCGACCAGTCCATCGCGATCGTTTCCGAACGGCGCCGCGCCTGGAGAGCGTTCTCCCGAAATCGATCGGCCATGGTCGGTCTGGTGCTGGTCATCGCCATCATCCTGGTCGCGATCTTCGCGCCAGTGATTGCGCCGCACAACCCGCTGACCCAAAGTGTCACCAACCGGCTGGAAGGTCCATCGCGCGATTATCCCCTCGGCAGGGACGCATATGGCCGTGATGTGTTGTCACGCATCATCTACGGGACCCGCATTGCGCTGCAGGTCGGCATCTTCTCTGTGCTGTTGGGTGGACTCATCGGTTCCCTGATTGGTGTCGTGGCTGCCTACTTCGGTGGCAAGACCGAAGCTGTATTGATGCGGCTCGTCGATGTCTTGCTGGCGTTTCCTGACCTCATCATGGGGCTGCTCGTGATGGCCGTGCTCGGTCCTGGGCTAGGGAAACTGATCCTGGCGATTGCGTTCACCATGATTCCGCGGTTTGCGCGCATCGCCTATGGCCAAACCTTGGTGATCAAGCAACGGGACTTCGTCGAGGCTTCGCACGCCCTGGGGCAACATACTGGTGTGATCCTCTATCGTCACATTGCTCCGAACATCGCCGGGGAGTTGGTCGTCCTTGCCAGTCTGTGGATCGCGGCGGCAATTCGGCTCGAGGCTAGCCTAAGCTTCATTGGGCTGGGGGTTCCTCCCCCGACGCCTACCTGGGGACAGATGATCCGCGAAGGGACCGTCTACCTGGCATCGCTGCCGTTGTTGAGTCTGGCTCCAGGCATGGCCCTCCTGCTCACGGTGTTCGCGTTCAATCTCGTTGGCGACGGGTTGCGAGACGTTCTCGACCCGCGATCGGGCAGGTAA
- a CDS encoding oxidative damage protection protein, whose product MTRMVYCVKLGGERPGLEAPPFPGPLGERIYEQVSAEGFALWQPHMTILINHYGLNPADPETRKLLRQEMDNFFFGADAKMPEGWIPPDAAPTKGGGAPRRK is encoded by the coding sequence ATGACGCGAATGGTCTATTGCGTGAAGCTGGGCGGAGAACGGCCTGGACTGGAAGCGCCCCCCTTTCCTGGTCCACTTGGGGAGCGAATCTACGAACAAGTTTCCGCCGAGGGATTTGCACTCTGGCAACCACATATGACCATCTTGATCAATCATTATGGTCTCAACCCCGCCGATCCCGAGACCCGCAAGCTACTGCGGCAGGAGATGGACAACTTCTTCTTCGGCGCGGATGCGAAGATGCCTGAGGGGTGGATTCCGCCAGACGCAGCGCCAACAAAGGGAGGCGGAGCGCCCCGACGCAAGTAG
- a CDS encoding formyltransferase family protein — MTVGVNKRDNKRVVLFGMECGFTAHFLEALLAAQSAEVVGIVVPGTESGLASEVSRSMLADLAPHASVVEAPERSALSTQTFLSILARLDSDFIAVACFPWRIPAPVRVLPRHASINVHPSLLPEGRGPEPIFWAFRRDLRVTGVTLHHMDDGLDTGPIIAQRSVPIPTDATMASLERTLAIVGADMLGDVLSLRSHMVTSRAQPMTGGRPAPFPGIDDLIVTTSWEATAAARFINAVGPVFGPIEVLVLANGQRLAVAEVLGVEQSASTNTPVLVHQDEGWVRFASGVLHCRLVSVSGSLTIKM, encoded by the coding sequence ATGACTGTCGGCGTGAACAAGCGTGACAATAAGCGTGTTGTGCTCTTTGGCATGGAATGCGGCTTCACGGCGCATTTCCTTGAAGCGCTGCTAGCAGCTCAATCGGCGGAAGTCGTCGGGATCGTCGTGCCCGGAACCGAATCGGGATTGGCCTCGGAGGTTTCGCGGTCAATGCTGGCCGACCTCGCTCCGCACGCGTCCGTCGTCGAGGCGCCAGAACGAAGCGCGCTGAGCACACAGACGTTTCTCTCCATCCTTGCGCGTCTGGATAGCGACTTCATCGCGGTAGCGTGTTTCCCTTGGCGGATACCAGCTCCGGTCCGCGTACTTCCCCGGCATGCCAGCATCAATGTTCACCCCTCGCTTCTCCCTGAGGGGAGAGGCCCCGAACCCATCTTCTGGGCGTTTCGCCGAGACCTGCGCGTGACCGGCGTCACCCTTCACCACATGGATGACGGGTTGGACACCGGACCGATCATTGCGCAACGCTCCGTTCCGATACCAACTGACGCAACCATGGCTTCGTTGGAGCGCACCCTCGCCATCGTGGGAGCGGACATGCTGGGCGACGTTCTCAGCCTTCGATCCCACATGGTCACCTCTCGTGCCCAGCCCATGACCGGTGGGCGTCCAGCCCCGTTCCCCGGCATCGATGATCTCATTGTGACGACGTCGTGGGAGGCGACTGCCGCGGCCAGATTCATCAATGCAGTTGGCCCTGTCTTCGGCCCGATCGAGGTTCTCGTCCTGGCCAATGGACAACGTCTTGCTGTGGCAGAAGTGCTTGGCGTCGAGCAAAGCGCATCCACCAACACGCCCGTGCTGGTTCACCAGGATGAAGGCTGGGTTCGATTCGCAAGCGGGGTGCTCCACTGTCGGCTGGTATCGGTATCCGGTTCTCTCACGATCAAGATGTGA
- a CDS encoding ABC transporter permease, whose product MLRFIVKRLLLGIPTLLAVLTIIFLLMRVAPGDPAYAVLGDYATDDAVAALREQMGLNKSIWQQYVDYLSGILRGDLGDSLVTRQPAWDQIRTVLPYTLELTAAAIAIALALGIPAGIISAVRRNTAVDYYIRVISLAGLSAPAFYIGLLLMYFLSARAGWFPAISTAGFDDPMANLHALILPAFTLGLVETAYVTRMTRSVMLNVLSDDYVRTARAKGLPNTTVLIRHALRPGLVPIVALTGVFMIGLIGGSVLTEEVFARPGLGKLMVGATTRRDYTLLQAIMVVYALIIVLVNILIDIIYTMVDPRMRSRQ is encoded by the coding sequence ATGCTCAGATTCATCGTCAAGCGGCTGCTGCTGGGAATCCCGACCCTGCTCGCAGTCCTCACCATCATCTTTTTGCTCATGCGAGTGGCGCCTGGCGACCCCGCCTATGCGGTGCTGGGCGACTATGCGACTGACGATGCGGTGGCGGCGCTTCGTGAGCAGATGGGTCTCAACAAGTCGATTTGGCAGCAGTACGTCGACTACCTGAGCGGCATCCTTCGCGGCGATCTCGGGGACTCGCTGGTGACTCGCCAACCGGCATGGGACCAGATTCGCACCGTGCTTCCGTATACCCTGGAGCTCACCGCCGCGGCCATCGCCATCGCGCTGGCACTCGGTATTCCCGCAGGCATTATCAGCGCGGTCCGCCGCAATACCGCGGTCGACTACTACATTCGCGTCATCTCTCTGGCCGGGTTGTCGGCGCCCGCGTTCTATATCGGCCTGCTCCTGATGTACTTCCTCTCCGCCCGGGCAGGCTGGTTTCCCGCGATCAGCACTGCTGGCTTCGACGATCCAATGGCCAACCTCCACGCGCTGATTCTTCCTGCGTTCACCCTCGGACTCGTCGAAACTGCCTATGTCACCCGCATGACGCGTTCGGTCATGCTGAACGTGCTCTCGGATGACTATGTGCGCACAGCGCGCGCAAAGGGGCTCCCAAACACCACCGTCCTAATCCGGCATGCGCTCAGGCCGGGACTTGTGCCCATCGTCGCGCTGACGGGTGTTTTCATGATCGGATTGATCGGCGGCTCAGTGTTGACCGAAGAGGTCTTTGCCCGGCCAGGGCTTGGCAAGTTGATGGTCGGCGCCACTACTCGCCGTGACTACACACTGCTTCAGGCGATCATGGTCGTCTACGCCCTGATCATCGTGCTCGTCAACATTCTCATCGACATCATTTACACCATGGTCGATCCACGGATGAGGAGCAGACAATGA
- a CDS encoding SDR family oxidoreductase: MGSGDQGRRRALVTGAGLGIGQGIAIELARAGYDVAVHYASSREGADATVAECESLGARAIAIGGNLREVETCFRVVEEAVDFLGGIDGLVNNSGVTRAVNFFDTDQTLFDEQFEINIRSHFFCAQRAARFMDEQGGGAILNISSVHGGGGAPNHAAYAATKGAIVAFTRTLAIELAEKHIRVNCIAPGLIEVPRYFDMPGYTRAPVERWCHGAVSVSRRTSASQPSSFCPTMPIS; this comes from the coding sequence GTGGGAAGCGGGGATCAGGGTCGCCGGCGTGCGCTCGTTACAGGTGCGGGTCTGGGAATCGGGCAGGGCATCGCAATCGAGCTTGCGCGGGCCGGTTACGACGTGGCCGTCCACTATGCGAGCAGTCGAGAGGGCGCCGACGCGACAGTGGCCGAATGCGAATCCCTCGGAGCACGCGCTATCGCCATCGGTGGCAATCTCCGGGAGGTCGAGACCTGTTTCCGCGTGGTCGAGGAGGCGGTCGACTTCCTCGGCGGTATCGACGGACTGGTAAACAACTCGGGCGTCACTCGCGCGGTCAATTTCTTCGACACGGATCAGACGCTCTTCGATGAGCAGTTCGAGATCAACATCCGTAGCCACTTCTTCTGCGCCCAACGCGCCGCCAGATTCATGGATGAGCAGGGAGGCGGCGCGATCCTGAACATCTCGTCGGTGCACGGTGGCGGCGGAGCGCCCAACCATGCGGCATATGCCGCGACCAAGGGCGCAATCGTCGCCTTCACACGCACGCTGGCGATCGAGTTGGCGGAGAAACACATCCGAGTCAACTGCATTGCCCCCGGCTTGATCGAGGTGCCACGGTATTTCGACATGCCGGGCTACACCAGGGCTCCGGTGGAAAGATGGTGCCATGGGGCCGTGTCGGTCTCCCGGAGGACATCGGCAAGCCAGCCGTCTTCTTTCTGTCCGACGATGCCGATTTCATAA